A genome region from Erigeron canadensis isolate Cc75 chromosome 3, C_canadensis_v1, whole genome shotgun sequence includes the following:
- the LOC122591369 gene encoding protein PAT1 homolog gives MERFGGGDTQQLASNPAGGAGELFDASQYAFFGNQVLEEVELGGLDDDEEEDIPVTKFEEEEFLLEPEEVVFPGLDDLSSTFSKLNKDVTGSSVGVFGDQGSRENLSSAEWAHGGEYTNWPHQDVFDAESGLESNRWSNSSFPLQDPSMLLHRTSSYPENHQQNLNRTSSYPEQFQQQNLNQHLIDESKNLHRTSSYPEQQQQHFNQHLHFSSEPVPVPKSSFISYPPPGGGGSPQPSPNQHLRHLNAPYGHQIPQSFSNMSPQLQMGGMPHPSQFGGNLPPFRPPAPNRVPNQFGGNLPDLSNGMLQQQFAHNNGLMPSQLLPQQQSHQHRPPNQFQPPFGPLSGLQPPQLMNHHLSPPPPSMNNFELLGAGSRDLRPKSMPKGRPGQRYFQSGFDTTGWPQFKSKYMTADEIENILRMQLAATHSNDPYVDDYYHQACLANKSSGAKLRHHFCPTQLRECPSRARTANEPHAFLQVDALGRVSFSSIRRPRPLLEVDPPKSSGGGNSDQKMLDKPLEQEPMLAARVTIEDGICLLLDVDDIDRFLQFNQLQDGGGQLRQRRQVLLEGLATSLQLVDPLGKNGQTVQLSPKDDLVFLRLVSLPKGRKLLSSYLQHLSPASELTRIVCMAIFRHLRFLFGALPVDPGAVATTNNLVKTVSSSVHGMELRALGACLASVVCSAEHPPLRVVGSALGDGASVLLKSVLERGTKLLTDPQAASNCSMPNRDFWQASFDAFFGLLIKHCFSKYDTVVQSLLTQGGGPSDMAVIGSEAAKAISREMPVDLLRACLPHINENQRKLLLDFAQRSMPVLGMNSAG, from the exons ATGGAACGATTTGGTGGCGGTGATACTCAACAACTTGCTTCCAATCCTGcag gcGGTGCGGGTGAGTTATTTGATGCGTCGCAATATGCGTTTTTCGGTAATCAAGTGCTCGAAGAAGTTGAGTTGGGAGGTTTGGATGACGATGAGGAGGAAGATATTCCAGTAACTAAGTTTGAGGAAGAAGAATTTCTCTTGGAGCCTgaagag GTTGTGTTTCCCGGACTTGACGACCTCTCCTCCACTTTTTCAAAG CTTAACAAAGATGTCACGGGGTCAAGTGTTGGAGTTTTTGGTGACCAGGGATCCAGAGAAA ATTTATCCTCAGCTGAATGGGCACACGGAGGAGAATACACTAATTGGCCTCATCAAGATGTATTTGATGCAGAAAGTGGCCTGGAAAGCAATAGATGGTCTAACTCTTCCTTCCCTCTTCAAGATCCGTCAATGCTTCTTCACAGAACATCTTCTTATCCTGAGAATCATCAACAGAATCTTAACAGAACATCGTCGTACCCTGAGCAGTTTCAACAACAGAACCTTAACCAACACCTGATAGATGAATCAAAGAATCTTCACAGAACATCATCTTACCCtgagcagcagcagcaacattTTAATCAGCATTTGCATTTTTCCAGTGAGCCAGTTCCTGTTCCCAAATCTTCGTTCATCTCATACCCTCCTCCAGGTGGTGGTGGGTCCCCCCAACCTTCACCTAACCAACATCTACGACATCTTAATGCTCCATATGGACACCAAATACCACAATCCTTCTCCAATATGTCTCCACAGCTTCAGATGGGTGGGATGCCTCATCCATCCCAGTTTGGTGGGAATTTACCCCCGTTTCGTCCTCCTGCCCCTAACCGAGTACCCAACCAGTTTGGTGGAAACTTGCCTGATCTTTCAAATGGTATGTTGCAACAACAGTTTGCCCATAATAATGGTTTGATGCCCTCACAGTTGCTGCCACAACAGCAATCACATCAACACAGGCCGCCCAATCAGTTTCAGCCGCCTTTTGGCCCTTTATCTGGACTGCAGCCACCTCAATTAATGAATCACCACCTTTCTCCACCCCCACCTTCGATGAACAATTTTGAACTACTTGGAGCGGGTTCAAGAGATTTGAGGCCAAAGTCAATGCCCAAAGGAAGACCTGGCCAAAGATATTTCCAATCAGGCTTTGACACCACTGGATGGCCACAGTTCAAATCTAAATACATGACAGCTGATGAGATTGAAAATATCCTCAGGATGCAACTAGCTGCTACGCACAGTAATGATCCTTATGTAGACGATTACTACCATCAAGCTTGCTTAGCAAACAAATCTAGTGGTGCGAAATTAAGACATCATTTCTGCCCAACTCAATTGAGGGAGTGTCCCTCAAGAGCCCGCACTGCTAACGAGCCACATGCTTTTCTCCAAGTTGATGCATTGGGTCgggtttctttttcttcaataCGTCGGCCTCGCCCACTTCTTGAAGTTGATCCACCAAAGTCAAGTGGTGGTGGAAACTCTGATCAGAAAATGTTGGACAAGCCATTGGAACAGGAACCCATGCTTGCAGCTAGAGTTACAATTGAAGATGGTATTTGTCTTCTTTtagatgttgatgatattgacCGCTTTTTACAATTTAATCAGCTCCAAGATGGCGGGGGCCAGTTGAGGCAAAGGCGACAAGTCCTTCTAGAAGGTTTAGCAACATCACTTCAGCTTGTTGACCCACTAGGCAAGAACGGTCAAACAGTACAATTATCTCCCAAGGATGATCTCGTCTTTTTACGGTTAGTTTCTCTTCCTAAGGGACGGAAGCTTCTCTCAAGTTACCTTCAACATCTTTCACCAGCAAGCGAGCTAACTCGTATAGTTTGCATGGCTATTTTTCGTCATTTGAGATTTCTATTTGGAGCTCTTCCAGTAGACCCAGGAGCAGTTGCAACTACTAACAATCTTGTAAAGACTGTTTCATCCTCTGTTCACGGAATGGAGCTTAGAGCGCTAGGTGCTTGTCTCGCGTCTGTTGTTTGTTCTGCAGAGCATCCGCCACTTCGTGTTGTTGGAAGTGCACTAGGCGATGGGGCTTCTGTTCTGTTAAAGTCTGTACTGGAAAGGGGAACCAAGCTCTTAACCGATCCACAAGCCGCCAGTAACTGCAGCATGCCAAATCGGGACTTTTGGCAGGCATCTTTTGACGCTTTCTTTGGACTTCTCATTAAGCACTGTTTCAGTAAGTACGATACTGTTGTCCAGTCGTTGCTGACTCAGGGTGGTGGCCCATCTGACATGGCAGTTATTGGGTCAGAGGCAGCAAAAGCTATTAGTCGGGAAATGCCTGTTGATCTCCTACGTGCATGCCTTCCTCATATAAATGAGAACCAGAGGAAGCTGCTACTTGATTTTGCTCAGCGCTCAATGCCTGTCCTTGGTATGAATAGTGCTGGATAA